From a region of the Synechococcus sp. RS9916 genome:
- the prmA gene encoding 50S ribosomal protein L11 methyltransferase: protein MTSNSLRWWRLSLPLQSELEESLLWKLDSLGLHRLAVQHAPERPDQRTLLAWLPAPEWDEDQRRELVDSLRPLAETFGLSFPQPEWVQLDDEDWSLTWKQHWQADPVGQRLLILPAWLEAPQEHAHRLVLRMDPGSAFGTGSHPTTRLCLEALEARPPVGLTVADLGCGSGVLSLAALALGAERVLAADTDSLAERATRDNAGLNGLTDQQLSVQQGSVEVLAAMHAGQPSELLLCNILAPVIEALSPQFTSVLAPGGRGLLSGLLVEQAPRLTSVLEGLGWSVTELGSQGRWGLLEIQRPKTA, encoded by the coding sequence ATGACCTCCAACTCCCTGCGCTGGTGGCGCCTTTCCTTGCCCCTCCAGTCGGAGTTGGAGGAGTCCCTGTTGTGGAAGTTGGACAGCCTCGGCTTGCACCGACTGGCCGTGCAGCATGCACCGGAGCGCCCCGATCAGCGCACCCTCCTGGCCTGGTTGCCCGCGCCGGAGTGGGATGAAGACCAGCGGAGGGAGTTGGTCGACAGCCTGCGGCCCCTCGCCGAAACCTTTGGTCTGTCGTTCCCGCAGCCGGAGTGGGTCCAGCTTGATGATGAGGACTGGAGCCTTACCTGGAAGCAGCACTGGCAGGCGGATCCGGTGGGCCAGAGGCTTCTGATCCTGCCTGCATGGTTGGAGGCTCCCCAGGAGCATGCCCATCGCCTTGTGCTGCGCATGGACCCAGGCAGTGCGTTTGGCACCGGCAGTCACCCCACCACACGCCTGTGTTTGGAGGCGCTCGAGGCCCGGCCGCCGGTGGGTCTGACCGTTGCCGATCTGGGCTGTGGCAGTGGCGTGCTCAGTCTGGCGGCATTGGCGTTGGGTGCCGAAAGGGTCTTGGCGGCAGACACCGATTCCTTGGCGGAGCGCGCCACCCGGGACAACGCCGGGCTGAACGGTCTGACGGATCAGCAGCTGAGCGTGCAGCAGGGTTCGGTGGAGGTGCTGGCGGCCATGCATGCCGGCCAACCGTCTGAGCTGTTGCTCTGCAACATCCTGGCTCCGGTGATTGAAGCGCTTTCTCCCCAATTCACCAGCGTGCTGGCTCCGGGAGGGCGTGGATTGCTCAGTGGACTGCTGGTGGAGCAGGCTCCCCGTCTCACCAGCGTGCTGGAGGGAT